The Miscanthus floridulus cultivar M001 chromosome 7, ASM1932011v1, whole genome shotgun sequence genome includes a region encoding these proteins:
- the LOC136467398 gene encoding salutaridine reductase-like: protein MEGHVRGQYEKEVAVVTGGNRGIGLEICKQLAFNGVTVILTARDEKRGAEAVKNLAAQGLSNILFHQLEVGDLSSAARLADFIRDKFGKLDILVNNAAINGTKAEISDPESFKLELAGMNSQEKLERMRRHTTEPYDKAEECLRTNYHGTKIVTEAHLPLLHLSSHGRIVNISSSFGLLRFFSGEELKNELNNIDNLSEERLDELSELFLKDFKNGQLEPYGWPTEGGYRAYKVSKALINAYSRIIAKKHPTLRVNCAHPGFVSTDMSFHAGDLTVEEGARGALILALVPKGGMTGVFLNRTEVASFV from the exons ATGGAAGGACACGTACGCGGGCAATATGAAAAAGA GGTGGCCGTGGTCACCGGAGGGAATAGAGGGATTGGGTTAGAAATATGCAAGCAGCTTGCTTTCAATGGAGTCACGGTAATATTGACAGCGAGGGACGAGAAGAGGGGTGCAGAAGCGGTAAAAAATCTTGCAGCGCAGGGGCTATCCAACATCCTGTTCCATCAACTGGAGGTTGGAGATCTCTCAAGCGCTGCACGTCTCGCTGATTTTATCCGGGACAAATTTGGCAAACTGGATATATTG GTCAACAATGCAGCTATTAACGGGACCAAAGCAGAGATCAGCGATCCAGAATCTTTCAAGTTAGAG CTTGCAGGCATGAATTCTCAGGAAAAGCTAGAAAGGATGAGGAGGCACACCACAGAGCCTTACGACAAAGCAGAGGAGTGCTTGAGAACAAACTACCATGGCACCAAAATTGTCACAGAAGCACATCTTCCTCTCCTGCACCTCTCATCGCATGGAAGAATTGTAAACATATCATCTAGTTTCGGGCTACTCAGG TTTTTCAGCGGCGAGGAACTTAAAAACGAGCTCAACAACATCGATAACCTATCCGAAGAGAGATTGGATGAGCTGTCAGAATTGTTCCTCAAGGACTTCAAGAATGGCCAACTGGAACCTTATGGGTGGCCGACTGAAGGAGGGTATCGTGCATATAAAGTGTCCAAGGCTCTTATCAATGCTTATTCGAGGATCATTGCAAAGAAGCACCCAACACTTCGCGTGAATTGTGCACATCCTGGCTTTGTCAGTACAGACATGAGCTTCCATGCCGGAGATCTCACGGTCGAGGAGGGCGCAAGGGGAGCTCTGATTCTGGCTCTCGTACCCAAGGGGGGCATGACTGGAGTGTTCTTGAACCGCACAGAGGTCGCATCCTTTGTGTAA